One stretch of Microcebus murinus isolate Inina chromosome 12, M.murinus_Inina_mat1.0, whole genome shotgun sequence DNA includes these proteins:
- the EXOSC3 gene encoding exosome complex component RRP40, with product MAEAAAVAAESLAGGRARAARTVLNQVVLPGEELLLPEQEDAEGPGGGGERPLRLNAGARSRVRVVCGPGLRRCGDRLLVTKCGRLRHKEPGSGSGGGVYWVDSQQKRYVPVKGDHVIGIVTAKSGDIFKVDVGGSEPASLSYLAFEGATKRNRPNVQVGDLIYGQFVVANKDMEPEMVCIDSCGRANGMGVIGHDGLLFKVTLGLIRKLLAPDCEIIQEVGKLYPLEIVFGMNGRIWVKAKTIQQTLILANILEACEHMTTDQRKQIFSRLAES from the exons ATGGCTGAAGCTGCGGCTGTCGCGGCTGAGTCTCTCGCGGGCGGCAGGGCGCGAGCGGCGCGCACGGTGCTAAATCAGGTAGTGCTCCCGGGTGAGGAACTGCTCCTACCGGAGCAGGAGGACGCAGAAGGCCCTGGCGGTGGAGGGGAGCGACCGTTGCGCCTGAATGCTGGAGCGCGCTCGCGGGTGCGCGTAGTGTGCGGCCCGGGCTTGCGGCGCTGTGGGGACCGCCTTCTGGTCACCAAGTGCGGCCGCCTCCGTCACAAGGAGCCAGGCAGTGGCAGCGGCGGTGGCGTTTACTGGGTGGATTCGCAGCAGAAACGG taTGTTCCAGTGAAAGGAGACCATGTGATTGGCATAGTGACAGCTAAATCTGGAGATATATTCAAAGTTGATGTTGGAGGGAGTGAGCCAGCTTCTTTGTCTTACTTGGCATTTGAAGGTGCAACTAAAAGAAACAGACCAAATGTGCAG GTTGGAGATCTCATCTATGGCCAATTTGTCGTTGCTAATAAGGATATGGAACCAGAGATGGTCTGTATTGACAGCTGTGGACGAGCCAATGGAATGGGTGTGATTGGACACGATGGCCTGCTTTTTAAAGTGACGTTGGGCCTAATTAGAAA GCTGTTAGCTCCAGACTGTGAAATCATACAGGAAGTGGGAAAACTCTATCCACTGGAGATAGTGTTTGGAATGAATGGAAGAATATGGGTTAAGGCAAAAACCATTCAACAGACTTTAATTTTGGCAAACATTTTGGAAGCTTGTGAACACATGACAACAgatcaaagaaaacaaatcttcTCCAGATTGGCAGAAAGTTGA